One Kineococcus aurantiacus genomic window carries:
- a CDS encoding glycosyltransferase family 2 protein has translation MSAWPVGPWRALSWVGSASAVALTAHSLLNARSLRVPALDPPPVAGRVSVLVPARDEEGRVRACLASLLDQVELPDYEVVVVDDASGDRTADVVADVAATDPRVRLVRSEGPPPGWLGKTHACHVLSRHATGEVLVFVDADVVLAPHAVAAAVDLLRGAGLDVVCPYPRQLALTWSERLVQPLLQWSWLTTLPLRRAEVSPRPSLAAANGQFLVVDAAAYRRAGGHEAVRAEVLEDLALVRAVKAAGGRGGVADGTALATCRMYDGWAEVRAGYGKSLWSAFGSRPAAVAVGIGLAVTYLVPPAAAVTGSPVGAVGYLAAVVGRYAVAERTGGRSVPDAFAHPASIAVLLGLLADSWRSRSRGGLRWKGRAL, from the coding sequence GTGAGCGCGTGGCCGGTGGGGCCCTGGCGGGCCCTGTCGTGGGTGGGGTCGGCGAGCGCCGTCGCGCTCACGGCGCACTCGCTGCTCAACGCCCGGTCCCTGCGGGTGCCGGCGCTGGACCCGCCGCCGGTGGCGGGGCGGGTCAGCGTCCTGGTGCCGGCCCGGGACGAGGAGGGACGCGTCCGGGCCTGCCTGGCGTCCCTGCTGGACCAGGTGGAGCTGCCCGACTACGAGGTGGTCGTCGTGGACGACGCCTCCGGGGACCGGACGGCGGACGTCGTGGCGGACGTGGCGGCCACCGACCCGCGGGTGCGGCTGGTGCGCAGCGAGGGCCCGCCGCCGGGGTGGCTGGGCAAGACCCACGCGTGCCACGTGCTGTCGCGCCACGCCACGGGTGAGGTGCTCGTCTTCGTCGACGCCGACGTCGTGCTCGCCCCGCACGCCGTGGCCGCGGCGGTCGACCTGCTGCGCGGCGCGGGGCTGGACGTCGTGTGCCCGTACCCGCGGCAGCTGGCGCTGACGTGGAGCGAGCGGCTGGTCCAGCCGCTGCTGCAGTGGTCGTGGCTGACGACGTTGCCGCTGCGGCGCGCCGAGGTGTCCCCGCGCCCGTCCCTGGCCGCGGCCAACGGGCAGTTCCTCGTGGTGGACGCCGCGGCGTACCGGCGCGCGGGTGGGCACGAGGCCGTCAGGGCCGAGGTGCTGGAGGACCTGGCGCTGGTGCGGGCGGTCAAGGCCGCCGGCGGGCGCGGCGGGGTCGCGGACGGGACGGCGCTGGCGACGTGCCGGATGTACGACGGCTGGGCCGAGGTGCGGGCGGGGTACGGGAAGTCCCTGTGGTCGGCGTTCGGGTCGCGGCCGGCGGCGGTGGCGGTGGGGATCGGGCTGGCGGTGACGTACCTCGTCCCCCCGGCGGCGGCCGTGACGGGGTCGCCGGTGGGCGCGGTGGGGTACCTGGCCGCCGTGGTCGGCCGGTACGCGGTGGCCGAGCGGACCGGTGGCCGGTCGGTGCCGGACGCCTTCGCGCACCCCGCCTCGATCGCCGTGCTCCTGGGGCTGCTCGCCGACTCGTGGCGGTCGCGGTCACGGGGCGGGCTGCGCTGGAAGGGACGGGCGCTGTGA